In the genome of Caldisphaera lagunensis DSM 15908, the window TTATCGGAGGAGATGGAACTGTTTCTGGACTAGCCAATGCTTTCCCTAAATTACATGTGGATTTATATAAAGAATTTATTAACAAAAATTTCAGTAACGCATTTGAATTGAACAAAAAAATATTATTAATCTCAAAAATTTATGATATCGGATTTTCTAATTCAAGTGCTACAAAGGCAGCTTTGGAGTTAATAGGTAGCCCAATTAAAAGTTTTGTAAGGATGCCACTAAGAGAAGAAAGCAAAGAAAACAAAGAAAAAATTAAGTCTATAATTGATGAATTAAAATCATAGGGAAATAATAAATAAGATTATAAGTATTTATCCTCTTAACTTAATAATTTTTTAATTAACTTCTACATATTTCTCAAACATGGAATTAAATATAGTTCTAAACTCTTTATAATCTCCACCTAATAATTTATACTGAGACAATAAACCCGAGAGTTCTAATGCTAAATACTTTGCTTCTTCTCTTAATTTATATAATTTAAAGGTTAATGATGCTTCTTCAGAAGAAACTTCAACTAACATTTGTAATAGTTCTTTGCATGAGTCATCATATATTCTATTATTATATTCTTTATGTATTCCATTTGATATATATCCGTTTGCGTCTCTTCTATCTTTTTTCTCAAATCCTTTATTTTTTCTTTCTTCTCTATCATTTCTTTCATTATTTCTTCTTGATATATACAATTATTTTCCACCTAAACCACACCCCTTTATACTTAATTATAAGTTAAAAAATTTTTCTATTTTATTACTATGTATGATTCCTTATAAACTACCTTTTTTAAATTATTTTTGGTGAAGTAAATGTCTGAAAAGGAAGAAAAGAAGACAACAAAAACAAAGAAAAAGGGTTGTTAAATTTATTATTAAACTTTTTATTATATTTTTAAATATTTTTCTCTTAGATAATTTATAAGATATTCTTGATTGTAGCTTTCACCTAATTTCATTAATAGTAGATCTTTAGGCCTATAAGTTGACCCATATTTATGGATCAATTCTCTAAGACTTGCCTTAATATCGTTAAATTTCTTCTCTAATATTAAATCATACAAGGAAATAGATTTCAATAAGCTATTCCTAACTTGGGCTGCAACTATGTTTCCAAGAGTATAGGTTGGGAAATAACCTAAATCACCATGGCTCCAATGCACATCTTGCAATATACCTTCACTGTACGACTTAGGTCTAATACCTAGAAGATCTTCCATATATTGGTTCCAAATTTCAGGTAGGTCATTAACTTTAACTTCTCCTTTTAGCATAAGTCTTTCTAACTCAAATCTCAATAATATATGGAAATTATAAGTTAATTCATCTGCTTCTGTTCTTATTAAGCTTGGCTTTACCATAGCAAAATACCTATACAAATCTTCTTCAGAATATCCCTTTGTAAAATCTAAGTGTTTATCCAATATTGGCTTAATAACTTGAGTAAATTGATAACTCCTTCCTATTATATTTTCCCAGAATCTACTTTGACTTTCATGGATACCTAAGCTTACTCCACCACCTATTGGTGTCATTTTCAAATTTTCATCTATTTGCAACTCATAAGTCGCATGACCGAATTCATGAATTACACTAAATAATGATCTCTTAAAATCATATCCTTCATATCTTGTTGTTATCCTAACATCATTGATACCCATACCCTGAGTAAAAGGATGTGGACTAACATCTAATCTAGCTCTATCCCATGGGAAATTAAGCAAGTTCAATACTTCATTATTTACTTTCTCCATTTTTTCTCTTTCATATTTAATTCCTTCCAATGGTGAATTAAAATAGTAATATTTTTGAGAAATAACTTTATCTAACAAACTCCTCAGATTTGACCTCAAATTATCAAAAATTCCTATTATATCTTTAGTTCTTAGACCTTCCTCAAAAAGATCTAATAATGCGTCGTAAGGCTCATTTTCATAACCTAATCTTTCTGCTTTTTCTATATTTAATTTTATTATCTTTTCTAGGTATGGTGAAAATATGCTGAAATCATTTTTTTCCCTTGCCAATTTCCATGCATGAAATGCTTCTTCTGATGTTTTTGACATTTCATAAACTAAAGAAGGAGGTATTTTCTTTAATATCGAAATTTCCCTATCTAATACTCTAACAACTCCTTTTTCATAATCATTTAAGTTTTCCTGATTCTTTCCTTTTTCAACTAGCTGAACAAAGCTTTCATTTAGCAACATTTCTTGATATAATGTGCTCATCTCAGCTATTGCGTATCCCCTTTCTTCGCTTCCTTTAGGAGGCATGTAAGTCTCGTTGTCCCAACCCATCAAAGCCATTGAATGGCCGATTGCCCATAATCTTTTATATTTTTCCAAAATTTCTCTAATAACTGCATTTTCAAACATATTAACCACGCATATTTTTAGATAATGCCACTCATTAATATTTTTTACTTATAAATTTAATAATAAACAATAAAAGTATAAAGACTATATTTTTCATAATGTAAAATATATATTTTTCAATAGCTTTGTACTATTTGGTGTATAAATTTGAGTGCAAAATCTGATATAGATCTTTTAAGAAGTTCAGTTAGGGAATTTTCTGAAAAAGTATTGATGCCAGTTGCTAAAAAAATTGATGCTGAAAACTTTATTAGTGAAGATATTTTGAATCAAGTAGCAAACATGGGTTATTTTGCATTAAGGGTTCCTGATAAATATGGTGGGCCTAATTTGTCAACTCTTGAATCAGCAATAGTTGTTGAAGAACTAGCAAGAGCCTCTGGCGCTGTTGCTATAATGGCAACAGTTTCTGGTACAATGGTAGCATATCCTTTAGTTCATTATGCAAGCGAAGAATTAAAAGAAGAATACTTAGGAAGATTAAGCAAAGGAAAAATTGGTGCATTTGCATTAAGTGAGCCATGTTGTGGAAGTGATGCAGCTAATATAACTACAAAGGCAGAAATTGATGGTAATGATTATGTTATAAATGGAAGGAAAACATGGATTACAAACTCTACATATGCAGATTTCTTTTTGGTTGCTGCTAGGACAGGTAAGCAAGAGGATAGACATAAAGGGATAACAATATTTGTTGTTGATAATAAGGATTGCATTGAGAAAAGCAAACTAGATATGATGGGATATAGAGGAAGTGGAACAAGTGAATTGCTATTTAAAGATTGCAGAGTCCCAAAAGAAAACATTGTTGGTGAAGTAAATAATGGATTTAAGATAATTATTGATGGATTAAATGAAGGTAGAATTATTACAGCATCAACTGGTTTAGGTATAATGCAGGCTGCATTTGATGAATCTCTAAATTATGCTAAGATAAGGGAAACTATGGGAAAACCAATTATTGAACATGAAATGGTTCAAAGCATGATTGCAGATATGAAAGTTAAATTGGAAGCATCTAGATTGTTAATTTATAATGCAGCACAAAAGATTGATAATAATGAAATTGATTACCCAATGTGGTCTTCTATTGCAAAATATGCAACTGCTAAATGGGGTGTTGATGTAGTTAGATTAGCAATGCAAGTTGAAGGAGGTTTTGGTTATAGCAAAGAAAGCAATGTAGAAAGATATTATAGAGATATAAAAATGATTGAAATTGGAGATGGAACTAATGAAATCCAAAAGCTCGTTATATCTAGATCTTTAGCTGGTAAAATAACTTCTCCAAGACTTAAACATTAATCTATATTACAGTTGAATTAGATTTTCTTAGATATTCTTCAGATGTTACAGCGCTACATGTTATAACATATAATATTACATTCAATAATTTTAATGCATCTGCTACCTTTGTTAAAATCATGGTTTCTCTAGAATCTTTTGAGTTAATAGATTTTTCTTCTACATCCATCGTTATTGCCATTATTTGCAATAACAACTCTTGAGTTCTCTTAATACTAGGTTGCGCAATTATTGATCCTAATTGAGGAAGTATATCTTTTATGTTTGTAATCAAACTTGAAATTTCCTCTGATTTAATTTTTATTTTGTTAGCTTTATCAGCTGCATCCCACATTATATAACCAACAACCCCCAATAATCCACTACCCAAAACTAATGCATGTAATCTAACATCACTTTTTCCATGTAACATTGTATCTACTACGTGTCTTTCAACTAAATGTTGATACTTTAGTAAATCTTTTTGACTCAATTGCAAAGATTGAGTTACATCTAACCCATTTAATGCATCCCTTAAAATGCCTGTTATATCTGAAACAATCATACCAAGACCTTTTATTACCTGCTTTATTTCAATTTTAGAATCATCTATAACAGGTCTTATCATAATTCTAGATTCTCCCAATTCAAACACGTCCAAGCCTAAAAGTGAAAGGGCTGCCTGCTTTGCCGATTCAACTCCTTTCTTACCCATGGGCCCCATATTTATTATTGTATCCCCTAAATTATGGACATAAAGACAATATATAGCTAGAGAAGCTATTTCTGGTATAGGTATCTTCCCTAAATCCATCTCATAAACTGTTTTGCTTTTTTCTTCATCTTTCTGAGATGGTATTATAGAAAGCTTATTATCATCATCTACAATATATACAGTATCTCCGGGCTTGATATTATTAGCTTCAATCCATGTATGAGGTAGAGTTATGACATAAGATGACGCCCCCAACCTCTGAACCTTTCTTGCTACTATTCCCATATCAAATCACATCTATATACATTCTTATTATTTTATCTGTGTATATATTAGTAACAGTCTGTATTAAATTTTAGTAAGGAGTCCGGTATGCTAAAGAAAAACAATATAATGGGAAGCGATAAAATAGGATTAACAATAGGAAGAATGGAAAAAGGATGTGAGCTCTGTTTTCCTGGATTAAAATCAGTAATTTTTATAACTGGAATATGCGGAGATTCATGTTATTATTGCCCTGTTGGAAAAGACAGATTTGGACATGATGTAATTTATGTTAATGAGGAAAGAATAACAAATCTTAGGGATATGATAATTGAAATAGAAAGACAGGGAGCTATTGGAGCAAGTATAACTGGAGGAGACCCATTAGTAGTATTTCCTAGAACTATTAAGATAATTAAAATGCTTAAAAAACATTTCGGAAATGAATTTCACATACATTTATATACTAGCGGAAGATATGCGACTCCTGATGCTTTAGTTTCTCTATATAAAGCAGGGCTAGACGAAATTAGGTTCCATCCAGTTAAAGATGAGTATAAGATAGCAATATCTTATGCATCTAAGCTTACAAAAATGAGGGTTGGAGCTGAAATACCTATTGCTAAAGGGCTAGAAAATTGGGCTATTGATATAATTAAAACTGTAGAAAAATATGGAGGTAGTTTTGTTAATCTAGATGAAATGGAATTTGTTGAACCTAACGCGAGAGCACTAATATCAATGGGTCTAAATGAAGATAAAAATAGGCCCTTTACTGCTAAGGGTTCATTGGAAGCAGCATTAAAAGTATTAGAATGGGCAAGAGAAAATTCAAATATTTATGTTCATTTTTGTCCAGCATCATTTAAAGATGCAATACAGACAAAAAACAGATTTACACGACTATCAAGAAATGATAAGAAATGGTACGAAGAAATTACAAAAGATGGAACAATAAAATGGGCTGAAGTAAATATAAATGGAAATATAATTAAGATAAATCCAAATGATATTTATAATTACAAAGGCTATGAAATCAAAATATTGGAGTCACACCCAACAAGGGATAGGAAACCAATAATTAATGAAGAAATAATAAAAATATAAGAATTATTTTGTAGAATAAATTTGAATAAAAATATATTCAATAATATAAGGCTTTCTCTCTATATATAGTATGTGGGGAAAGAATGTGAGGCTTCCCAGAACTTGGATTGATTCTTCAAGAAAAAATGAAGAAAATTATGAAGCAAGAATAACAGTTGAAATTTATCCAGGAGTGAACTTCAAGATTTATATAAATAAGCTTGCGCAAAAACCTGTTTTTGCTTGTTGCACAGGAAGGGAAAACAAAATTTGTAATTCATATATAATTTCATTATTTTCCCAAAGTGGCCCGTTTGCTTCTCTCTATATATTGCCTCCTTGGCTTGTTAGCAAATGTAAAGAAAAAATTAACTAATATAGCTTAAATATTAAGTCCTTATAATCTTCCCCTATAATCTCTCCTTGCATATTTACTTGTTTGAGTTTCTTTACATAGCTCACGAATATATTATTGCTTACTCTCTTAAATTCATTCAATGCATTTTCAGGATTATCTAATAAATTAATAACAGAAAATGAAAACAGGAAATCTATGCTTTTATTTTTAAATGGTAAATACTCAGCATTTCCCCATAAAACCAAACATTTATCTTTGCAAAATTTATTAGCTCTTTTATTACTTAAAGAAAGCATATTAATGCTCAAATCTAAACAAATGTATTTATTTATTTTATCTATAAGTCCAGTGTCATAAAAATATTCCATCAATAAGCCAGTACCACATCCTATATCTGCAACAATTCCATAGGGTTTTATCTTAGAGAACAATAAATCATATTTATTTTTCTGCTCTTCTCCGTATAATTCATCATACCCTTCGTAAGTAAAATCATATCTATTTATTATATCATCCTGATCCATGAGTATATTCCTCATCTATCTCTTTTAATACATTCTGTATATTATTTAAGACATCCAATGCTGTAATATTTTGCCCCTTGTTTTTAACAGCCATTTCTCCAGCTTTCCCTGAAACATATGCTGAGGAAGCAACAACATTTAATGCATTGGTATCCTTAAGTAAGGCAATTCTTCTTGCTAAAAATCCAGATATAATTCCAGTTAAAACATCTCCTGTTCCTCCAACAGCCATGGCTGGATGACCTGTTTTATTATATCTGCATTTCCCATTAGGAGAGCAAATAACGTCTATTGGAGCTTTAACAATTACGGTTGCATTGTATTTTTTAGATATTTCTCTTGCCAAATCTTCTGGATCACCTTCTCTTTTAGCTAGTAAAGCCGCTTCTCCTCTATGAGGAGTTAAAACAACATCATCCCATAGCTTAATATCTACATCGGCTAAAGCTTTAAGAGCGTCTGCATCTATAACAATTGGCTTCCCTTTTAATGAACTAACTAAAGTAATAACTGTTTCCTTGGTTTCCTCTTTACTGCCAAGCCCAGGCCCAATAGCTATAACATCAACCCTTTTTGCTTCTTCTAATAATAAGGGAATATGATCTTTATTCAAATAATCTCCATCTAATGGAAATGGTATAATTCCTGGATTATTCTGGGCAGCAGAATATGCAACTTTTTCTGGAGATGCCAAAAAAGACAGATCTGCCCCAGACAATAATGCAGCAGAAGATGCATAAAATGGTGCACCAAAATAATGATAAGATCCTCCTATTGTTAATACTTTTCCATTACCCCCTTTTATAGCATTTTTTGGCCTTTTAGGGATCCTAAATAAAACATCTCCTGGACCAGCAAATATTTCAGAATCCCTTAACAATCCAATTTCAGCAACTAAAATTTCACCTACATAATGCTTCGCATCTTCCTTAAGCAGACCAGGCTTTAATGAATGCATAGTTACTGTTAAATCTGCAATTGCTGATCCTTCAGCAACATAGCCCGTCTCAGGATCTACTCCTGTTGGAACATCTATTGCAACTCTCAAACCAGTTGAAGAATTAAATGCCTTCAAAGCACTTGCGATTGGCTCTCTTAATTTACCTTTAACTCCTATACCTAGTATTCCATCAATTAATACATCGGCATCTTGAGGTTTGTATTGAGAAGGATCATCCAAATGAATTATCTTTACCATTTTCGAATTAATTAAGCTTTTTAAATTAATAAGTGTATCTTGATGTTCAACCAAATTATAATCATACAATAGATAAATTGTTACATCAGCTCCCCTTAAGGCTAAGTGTTTTGATGCTACTAGGGCATCCCCTCCATTGCCTCCTTTTCCAGCATAAACTATAATTTTTTTATTTTTTAAATCACCGATTTTGCACTCTATTGCATCGGCAACTGCCCTTCCGGCATTTTCCATTAAAAGCAATAAAGGTATACCATTACTTACGTTATTTATTTCATAAGATCTAATGTCTTCTATACTTAAAATTTGAGGATCCTTAATAAATCCAGGGCATAATTGTGTCATTATAAGCACCCAAGTATTAGTTTGTAATTTTAGATAATACGTTTTTATTTTGAATTAACATAAAAAGACTTTTAAGCTAAAAATATCAGCTATAAAGTAGTGAAAATCATTAAAGGTGTAGGAAATGTCCAAGAAAATCAATATAGATAATGATGTATATTTAGAAGTCTTGGATGAAAAAGAAAACAAATTATTAGAAAGATTAGAAGTTTATGGTATAGTTCATCATGAACTTAAGTCAACCCCATCTAGGATTACTTTAAGAAAAATATTGTCTCAGGCTTATTCGAAAGACATTTCTCAAATATTTGTCAAATCAATAAAAACAAGCTATGGGCAAGGGATTTCAAATGTGCACATACATATTTATAATACGCCAGAATTTGCTAAAAAATATGAGCTAAAGTACATAGTTGATAGGAATGGAGGATATACATTAGAGGGATGAGAACATGGCAAAAGAAAAACCTAAGGCATATATACATACATTATATGAAGTCGATTATAACAACAAAAGTGTATCTTTAAAAAACAAAAAATGCCCAAG includes:
- a CDS encoding acyl-CoA dehydrogenase family protein: MSAKSDIDLLRSSVREFSEKVLMPVAKKIDAENFISEDILNQVANMGYFALRVPDKYGGPNLSTLESAIVVEELARASGAVAIMATVSGTMVAYPLVHYASEELKEEYLGRLSKGKIGAFALSEPCCGSDAANITTKAEIDGNDYVINGRKTWITNSTYADFFLVAARTGKQEDRHKGITIFVVDNKDCIEKSKLDMMGYRGSGTSELLFKDCRVPKENIVGEVNNGFKIIIDGLNEGRIITASTGLGIMQAAFDESLNYAKIRETMGKPIIEHEMVQSMIADMKVKLEASRLLIYNAAQKIDNNEIDYPMWSSIAKYATAKWGVDVVRLAMQVEGGFGYSKESNVERYYRDIKMIEIGDGTNEIQKLVISRSLAGKITSPRLKH
- a CDS encoding class I SAM-dependent methyltransferase translates to MDQDDIINRYDFTYEGYDELYGEEQKNKYDLLFSKIKPYGIVADIGCGTGLLMEYFYDTGLIDKINKYICLDLSINMLSLSNKRANKFCKDKCLVLWGNAEYLPFKNKSIDFLFSFSVINLLDNPENALNEFKRVSNNIFVSYVKKLKQVNMQGEIIGEDYKDLIFKLY
- a CDS encoding AbrB/MazE/SpoVT family DNA-binding domain-containing protein; translation: MGIVARKVQRLGASSYVITLPHTWIEANNIKPGDTVYIVDDDNKLSIIPSQKDEEKSKTVYEMDLGKIPIPEIASLAIYCLYVHNLGDTIINMGPMGKKGVESAKQAALSLLGLDVFELGESRIMIRPVIDDSKIEIKQVIKGLGMIVSDITGILRDALNGLDVTQSLQLSQKDLLKYQHLVERHVVDTMLHGKSDVRLHALVLGSGLLGVVGYIMWDAADKANKIKIKSEEISSLITNIKDILPQLGSIIAQPSIKRTQELLLQIMAITMDVEEKSINSKDSRETMILTKVADALKLLNVILYVITCSAVTSEEYLRKSNSTVI
- a CDS encoding bifunctional ADP-dependent NAD(P)H-hydrate dehydratase/NAD(P)H-hydrate epimerase, translated to MTQLCPGFIKDPQILSIEDIRSYEINNVSNGIPLLLLMENAGRAVADAIECKIGDLKNKKIIVYAGKGGNGGDALVASKHLALRGADVTIYLLYDYNLVEHQDTLINLKSLINSKMVKIIHLDDPSQYKPQDADVLIDGILGIGVKGKLREPIASALKAFNSSTGLRVAIDVPTGVDPETGYVAEGSAIADLTVTMHSLKPGLLKEDAKHYVGEILVAEIGLLRDSEIFAGPGDVLFRIPKRPKNAIKGGNGKVLTIGGSYHYFGAPFYASSAALLSGADLSFLASPEKVAYSAAQNNPGIIPFPLDGDYLNKDHIPLLLEEAKRVDVIAIGPGLGSKEETKETVITLVSSLKGKPIVIDADALKALADVDIKLWDDVVLTPHRGEAALLAKREGDPEDLAREISKKYNATVIVKAPIDVICSPNGKCRYNKTGHPAMAVGGTGDVLTGIISGFLARRIALLKDTNALNVVASSAYVSGKAGEMAVKNKGQNITALDVLNNIQNVLKEIDEEYTHGSG
- a CDS encoding 30S ribosomal protein S27ae → MAKEKPKAYIHTLYEVDYNNKSVSLKNKKCPRCGNIMAHHLKPVERYQCGYCKYTEFVVKK
- a CDS encoding radical SAM protein: MLKKNNIMGSDKIGLTIGRMEKGCELCFPGLKSVIFITGICGDSCYYCPVGKDRFGHDVIYVNEERITNLRDMIIEIERQGAIGASITGGDPLVVFPRTIKIIKMLKKHFGNEFHIHLYTSGRYATPDALVSLYKAGLDEIRFHPVKDEYKIAISYASKLTKMRVGAEIPIAKGLENWAIDIIKTVEKYGGSFVNLDEMEFVEPNARALISMGLNEDKNRPFTAKGSLEAALKVLEWARENSNIYVHFCPASFKDAIQTKNRFTRLSRNDKKWYEEITKDGTIKWAEVNINGNIIKINPNDIYNYKGYEIKILESHPTRDRKPIINEEIIKI
- a CDS encoding 30S ribosomal protein S24e, translating into MSKKINIDNDVYLEVLDEKENKLLERLEVYGIVHHELKSTPSRITLRKILSQAYSKDISQIFVKSIKTSYGQGISNVHIHIYNTPEFAKKYELKYIVDRNGGYTLEG
- a CDS encoding carboxypeptidase M32; translation: MFENAVIREILEKYKRLWAIGHSMALMGWDNETYMPPKGSEERGYAIAEMSTLYQEMLLNESFVQLVEKGKNQENLNDYEKGVVRVLDREISILKKIPPSLVYEMSKTSEEAFHAWKLAREKNDFSIFSPYLEKIIKLNIEKAERLGYENEPYDALLDLFEEGLRTKDIIGIFDNLRSNLRSLLDKVISQKYYYFNSPLEGIKYEREKMEKVNNEVLNLLNFPWDRARLDVSPHPFTQGMGINDVRITTRYEGYDFKRSLFSVIHEFGHATYELQIDENLKMTPIGGGVSLGIHESQSRFWENIIGRSYQFTQVIKPILDKHLDFTKGYSEEDLYRYFAMVKPSLIRTEADELTYNFHILLRFELERLMLKGEVKVNDLPEIWNQYMEDLLGIRPKSYSEGILQDVHWSHGDLGYFPTYTLGNIVAAQVRNSLLKSISLYDLILEKKFNDIKASLRELIHKYGSTYRPKDLLLMKLGESYNQEYLINYLREKYLKI